The Spartinivicinus poritis genome contains a region encoding:
- the prfB gene encoding peptide chain release factor 2 (programmed frameshift), translating into MQEINPILQTIDDLKRRTEVLRGYLDYAGKQERLVEVERELEDPSVWNEPERAQALGKERSQLESVVGTIDKLSQGVDDAKELLDMAIDENDPDSVTEVEAELSEMSSLLGQLEFRRMFSGQMDPNNAYLDIQAGSGGTEAQDWANMLLRMYLRWGEQKGFKTDLIEVSAGDVAGIKSATIQFSGDYAFGWLRTETGVHRLVRKSPFDSGNRRHTSFASVFVSPEIDEDIEVDINPADLRIDTYRSSGAGGQHVNTTDSAIRITHLPSGIVVQCQNQRSQHQNKDKAMQQLKAKLYEQEMQKRTAEQQALEDSKSDIGWGSQIRSYVLDSSRIKDLRTGVETSNCNAVLDGDLDKFIEASLKKGL; encoded by the exons ATGCAAGAAATTAATCCAATCCTGCAAACGATTGATGATTTAAAGCGCCGTACTGAGGTGCTGAGGGGGTATCTT GACTATGCTGGCAAGCAGGAGCGGCTAGTCGAAGTTGAACGTGAGCTTGAAGACCCTAGTGTCTGGAATGAACCTGAGCGGGCGCAGGCACTAGGTAAAGAAAGGTCTCAGTTAGAGTCAGTCGTCGGCACAATTGATAAACTCTCTCAAGGTGTTGATGATGCTAAAGAGTTACTGGATATGGCGATTGATGAAAATGATCCTGACTCAGTAACAGAAGTAGAGGCTGAGCTAAGTGAGATGTCGAGCTTACTTGGCCAGCTTGAGTTCCGGCGAATGTTTTCTGGCCAGATGGACCCCAATAATGCCTACCTGGATATTCAGGCAGGATCTGGTGGAACGGAAGCCCAGGACTGGGCCAATATGTTACTACGGATGTATTTGCGTTGGGGTGAGCAAAAAGGCTTTAAAACTGACTTGATTGAAGTATCTGCCGGTGATGTGGCTGGGATTAAAAGTGCCACCATCCAGTTTTCGGGTGATTATGCATTTGGCTGGCTTAGAACTGAAACTGGCGTACATCGATTAGTGAGAAAGTCACCTTTTGATTCTGGTAATCGTCGACATACCTCATTTGCCTCCGTCTTTGTTTCCCCTGAAATTGACGAAGATATTGAAGTAGATATTAATCCGGCTGATTTGCGGATTGATACCTATCGCTCCAGTGGGGCTGGTGGTCAGCACGTTAATACGACAGATTCAGCCATCAGGATTACTCACTTACCTTCGGGCATTGTTGTTCAGTGTCAAAACCAGCGCTCGCAGCATCAAAACAAAGATAAAGCCATGCAACAGTTAAAAGCTAAGTTGTATGAGCAAGAAATGCAGAAGCGTACGGCAGAGCAGCAGGCATTAGAAGACAGTAAATCTGATATTGGTTGGGGCAGTCAAATTCGCTCCTATGTGCTGGACTCATCCAGAATTAAAGACTTACGAACTGGGGTGGAAACCTCAAATTGTAATGCTGTATTAGATGGTGACCTTGATAAATTTATTGAGGCAAGCTTAAAGAAAGGTTTGTGA